The following coding sequences lie in one Desmodus rotundus isolate HL8 chromosome 1, HLdesRot8A.1, whole genome shotgun sequence genomic window:
- the LOC112299433 gene encoding cytochrome P450 1A1 codes for MIFGMAIAPGEVTTSLIILVMVFIFVRALRSKGRKQVSPPGPWSFPIIGNLLQLGDHPYLTFIEMRKKYGDVFLIKLGMVPVVVVNGMEMVKQVLLKNGEHFAGRPNMHTFSFLAEGKSLSFSVNYGESWKPHKKIASNALRTFSKAEAKSSTCSCLLEEHVIEEAAELVKVFAELTSKNGSFDPRNAITCAVANIVCALCFGKRYDHGDKEFLRIVKTNDDLLKASSAANPADFIPCFRYLPLQIVNSPREFYRAFNQFVAQHVQDHLTTYDKDHMRDITDALISVCHDKYATTKTATLNDDEIISTVNDLFGAGFETVSTCLYWSFLYLIYYPEIQTRIQEEIDGNIGLKSPRFEHRKILPYTEAFINEIFRHASFIPFTIPHCTTADTTLNGYFIPRKTCTFINMYQVNHDETIWDNPSLFSPERFLNENKELNRSLVDKVLIFGMGIRKCLGEDVARNEIFIFIITVLQQLKLKKCPGAGLDLKPTYGLAMKPTPYQLLAEPRSAAGTS; via the exons ATGATATTTGGCATGGCAATCGCTCCTGGAGAGGTGACCACTTCTCTCATAATTTTGgtgatggtttttatttttgtgagagCACTCAGGAGTAAGGGGAGAAAGCAGGTGTCTCCTCCTGGCCCATGGTCCTTCCCCATCATAGGAAATCTTCTTCAGCTTGGAGACCATCCTTACCTTACATTCatagaaatgaggaagaaatatgGAGATGTTTTTCTCATCAAACTTGGCATGGTGCCTGTCGTGGTGGTGAATGGAATGGAAATGGTGAAGCAAGTACTACTCAAGAATGGAGAGCATTTTGCAGGCAGACCTAACATGcacacattttctttcctggcAGAAGGAAAGAGTCTTTCATTTTCTGTCAATTATGGTGAGAGTTGGAAGCCTCATAAGAAAATAGCCTCTAATGCTTTACGAACTTTCTCTAAAGCAGAAGCAAAATCTTCCACCTGCTCTTGCTTACTTGAGGAACATGTCATCGAGGAAGCTGCTGAGCTGGTTAAAGTCTTTGCAGAATTGACTTCTAAGAATGGCAGCTTTGATCCCAGAAATGCCATCACGTGTGCAGTAGCCAACATTGTCTGTGCCCTTTGCTTTGGCAAGAGATATGACCATGGTGACAAGGAGTTTCTAAGGATAGTTAAAACTAATGATGACTTACTCAAGGCCTCCAGTGCAGCCAATCCTGCCGATTTCATACCATGCTTTCGCTACCTCCCACTGCAGATTGTAAATTCTCCTCGAGAGTTTTATCGGGCCTTCAATCAGTTTGTTGCACAACATGTACAAGATCATCTTACTACATATGATAAG GACCACATGCGAGACATTACTGATGCTCTGATTAGTGTATGCCACGACAAATATGCCACTACCAAAACAGCCACTTTAAATGACGATGAAATCATAAGCACTGTGAATGACCTCTTCGGGGCTG ggtttgAAACTGTATCAACTTGTTTGTATTGGAGCTTTCTTTATTTGATATACTATCCAGAAATTCAAACCAGAATTCAAGAAGAAATTG ATGGAAACATTGGGCTTAAATCACCCAGATTTGaacacaggaaaattttaccctaCACAGAAGCTTTCATAAATGAAATAttcagacatgcctccttcatcCCTTTTACTATTCCACATTG CACCACAGCAGACACTACCCTGAATGGTTATTTCATTCCCAGGAAAACATGCACCTTTATTAACATGTATCAAGTAAATCATGATGA AACTATCTGGGATAATCCGAGTTTATTTAGTCCTGAGAGATTCCTAAACGAAAACAAGGAACTGAACAGAAGTCTTGTTGACAAGGTTCTGATATTTGGAATGGGAATCCGGAAGTGTCTCGGAGAAGATGTTGCACGAAATGAGATATTCATTTTCATCATCACAGTTCTGCAACAGCTCAAGCTGAAAAAATGCCCTGGCGCTGGGCTGGACCTGAAGCCCACATACGGGTTGGCCATGAAGCCCACACCCTACCAGCTCCTTGCAGAGCCCCGCTCCGCCGCTGGCACGTCCTAG